GAGAGCGCCAGGACGTGCTGGGACCGCTGGGAGGTCCTGTTCTTGATGAAGTGCGCCTCGTCGACGATCATGCCGCGGAAGCCCAGCTCGCCGAGCCACCCGATGTGCCGGTCGAGGAGCTCGTAGTTGACGATGACGACGTCGGCGAAGCCGTCCATCCGGTCACCGTCACCGTGCACCACGGTGGACCGCCGCGACGGCGTCCAGAGGGCCACCTCGTGAGCCCAGTTCGTCTTGACCACGTTGGGTACGACGACCAGCAGCGGATAGGCGTCGGCCACCTGGGCGGCGAGCAGCGCCTGGGCGGTCTTGCCGAGGCCAGGTTCGTCGGCGAGCAGGAAGGTGCGATGGCCGCGCGCTGTCGCCGTGACGACGCGGGCCTGGTGGGGCATGAGCTCCCGGCCGCGGGGGATGGACACCGGGCGAGGGGCAGGCAGCGCCATGCAGGCGGGTGCGCCGGTGGCGGCCCGCTCGAAGGATCGGAAGAGCGGTTCGAGCAGCTCCCAGCCACCCAGCCGAGCCGCACGCGGCGCAGACCGTTGTGCCGCGGCCGCGAAGTCCGGAGCGAGGAAAGGGTTCGCCATCTGGCGCGAACGCACCGACTGTGGCACCACCGAGGTCGAGGTGCTGGGCGCTGTCGCGGTCGGAGCCACGGGCGCGGACGCCTCCGGCGGTTCCATCCCGGCAGCGCGCATCACCGACGCCTTGAAGGCGCGCGCCGCGTCCGAGACCCGGGCGTCGTCGGCGAGCAGCTCGAGGAGCGAGGTGTCCCGGGCAGCGGTCTTCGCGAGCATCGTCGCGACGCCGTCGAGACGCTTGAGCTCCTCGCTGCGGCGAGCCACCGTCAGGCTGTCGTCGGCCATCACCCGGGCACGTTCTTCGCGCACGAGCAGCGCGACGACCTGGAACTTCGTGCGTACGGCCCCGCTCGTCGGAGGCCGCTTGACGGCGACGTCGACCTCGCGGGCGACGTCGGCGAGCACCGCGATGATCCCTTGCGCGGTGCGTCGCGGGGCACGTCGGCGCTGGGCTCCCGCGGTGCTCTGCCCGCCTTGGGTGCGCGGTGTGCCACCGGACCGTCCTTGGCCTCGTCGAGCCACTTCTCCTCCTTCTCAGCACCCGCACGCCGGCTGCGATGCGGTGTGAACATGCCACGTTCGGCTCGGGACCGGTCGGTCGACGAACCCTAGCCCGCGTCCCCGGGGCCATGGGCGAGACGAC
This sequence is a window from Sanguibacter antarcticus. Protein-coding genes within it:
- a CDS encoding DEAD/DEAH box helicase; the protein is MARRGQGRSGGTPRTQGGQSTAGAQRRRAPRRTAQGIIAVLADVAREVDVAVKRPPTSGAVRTKFQVVALLVREERARVMADDSLTVARRSEELKRLDGVATMLAKTAARDTSLLELLADDARVSDAARAFKASVMRAAGMEPPEASAPVAPTATAPSTSTSVVPQSVRSRQMANPFLAPDFAAAAQRSAPRAARLGGWELLEPLFRSFERAATGAPACMALPAPRPVSIPRGRELMPHQARVVTATARGHRTFLLADEPGLGKTAQALLAAQVADAYPLLVVVPNVVKTNWAHEVALWTPSRRSTVVHGDGDRMDGFADVVIVNYELLDRHIGWLGELGFRGMIVDEAHFIKNRTSQRSQHVLALSEKIRTRIAGPLLMALTGTPLINDIEDFRAIWQFLGWIDDTVPLGALQAALEDTGLTPADPGFSAAARASVIDMGIVRRRKVDVVADIPARRLADLVVELDGAAGRSVRAAESALVDRLVQRYRTALEMRTVSGDPHAIDHELVHRVASAELKDSSSKAGGENVFTMVRRIGQAKAGLAADYAAQLARNVGKVVFFAKHVDVMDQAEQLFADRGIRYASIRGDQTPKVREKNVAAFTDDPDVSIVVCSLTAAGVGLNLQVASNLVLAELSWTYAEQTQAIDRIHRIGQADPVTAWRIIAAQTIDSRIAELIDSKSGLAARALDGAGDEDVLSSTTVQLDALVGLLTDALVASELD